In Candidatus Kaistella beijingensis, a genomic segment contains:
- a CDS encoding formimidoylglutamase, whose amino-acid sequence MNLEDILIPPKEIKTEKWQLGKLISNEIQENGIVLVFCSDYRGVKNGDAEILDFRNVRTELYRLSKLDFEIPICDLGDLISGKSHQDSHYILQEVLSMCHYKNAIPVIIGGSNDLAFSLFSTLNFHQKNINYTQISNIISLANDGEEITEKNFLSKILSAKNFSIKNYHHLGYQKHLNEIDSVKLMKDVEFEIIRLAEMMNSTEKTEPFFRRADLVTVNCDAVESLGDGFSVNPQVNGLNRREICAYMKEIGLSENLKSVGIFNFNGNSDYFLNHQLLAQMIWYLIEGINIQKSHPKERHFETFWVLIDDEQYAFKRDNFSGLFYFGDDEKVENLIPCSRMEYDEAKKGNLDRRFLKN is encoded by the coding sequence ATGAACCTCGAAGATATCCTCATTCCACCAAAAGAAATTAAAACAGAAAAATGGCAGCTTGGAAAACTAATTTCCAACGAAATTCAGGAAAACGGAATTGTACTCGTTTTCTGTTCCGATTATCGCGGTGTGAAAAACGGCGATGCGGAAATTTTGGATTTTAGAAACGTTCGAACGGAGCTGTATCGTCTTTCAAAACTCGATTTCGAGATTCCGATTTGTGATTTGGGGGATTTGATTTCAGGGAAATCGCATCAAGATTCGCATTATATTTTGCAGGAAGTGCTTTCGATGTGCCATTACAAGAATGCTATTCCGGTGATTATTGGCGGAAGCAATGATTTGGCTTTTTCGCTTTTTTCGACTTTAAATTTTCATCAAAAAAACATCAATTATACCCAGATTTCCAATATAATTTCCCTGGCGAATGATGGTGAAGAAATTACCGAGAAAAACTTTCTTTCCAAAATTTTGAGTGCCAAAAATTTCAGCATTAAAAATTACCATCATCTTGGTTATCAGAAACATCTGAACGAGATTGATTCCGTGAAACTGATGAAGGACGTTGAGTTTGAAATCATCCGTTTAGCGGAAATGATGAACTCCACCGAGAAAACCGAACCGTTTTTCCGACGGGCAGATCTGGTAACCGTTAACTGCGATGCCGTGGAAAGTTTGGGCGACGGTTTCTCTGTCAATCCACAAGTTAACGGCTTAAACAGGCGCGAAATCTGCGCTTATATGAAAGAAATCGGGTTGAGTGAAAATTTGAAATCTGTTGGGATTTTTAATTTTAATGGAAATTCCGACTATTTCCTTAACCACCAACTTTTGGCGCAAATGATTTGGTATTTAATTGAAGGGATCAACATTCAGAAATCACATCCGAAAGAAAGACATTTCGAGACATTTTGGGTTTTGATTGATGACGAGCAATATGCTTTTAAACGAGATAATTTCAGTGGTTTATTTTATTTTGGTGATGATGAAAAAGTTGAAAACCTCATCCCTTGTTCTCGTATGGAATATGATGAGGCCAAGAAGGGAAATCTCGACCGGCGGTTTCTGAAAAACTAA
- the topA gene encoding type I DNA topoisomerase — protein sequence MSKNLVIVESPAKAKTIQKYLGKDFEVKSSFGHIRDLPKKGMGIDLATFTPDYEVSADKKKIVAELKTAVKKAEMVWLASDEDREGEAIAWHLAQELKLNDENSQRIVFHEITKNAILKAVENPRKIDQNLVNAQQARRILDRIVGFEMSPVLWKKVKTGLSAGRVQSVAVRLIVEREHEIRDFQPKSSYKVEGIFQNAEKQDISAKLKKDFAKENEAEDFLNQAKNTEFKVLNVEKKPATRSASAPFTTSTLQQEASNRLGYGVTSTMRVAQRLYEEGYITYMRTDSVNLSQEAINGAKAQIISEFGEKYSKPRNYTTKSASAQEAHEAIRPTDFSVKSIGDAQLNKLYQLIYKRTLASQMANAEIEKTVIEIGNPNLPQHFEAQGEVIVFDGFLKAYGIVKNEDDDEENNEKLLPKVKIGEILDYKKIEATEKFTKPSARYTEAGLVKKLEELGIGRPSTYAPTIQTIQNREYVDKREILPQEREIVKMTLGKTTLKKEVLTEKFGGDKNKFVPTDIGEVVNEFLTNNFAEILDYGFTAKVEQDFDHIANGGEKWKDVLGSFYKEFHPKIEHVEENADRATGERLLGKDPKTGKNVYARMGRYGAMIQIGEADDEQKTFASIMQNQNIATITLEEALELFKLPFDLKEVDGKAVSVGVGRFGPYVKWGETFISIPKGEDPLSVNQQRAEEIINGRKIADAPIATYKGEPVTKGTGRFGPFIKYQSIFVNVPKKYDFENLSQSDINELIDAKLEKEANRYIQQWEKEKISIENGRWGPFIKFGKGMFKIPKNKKDEKYTAEELAQVSLDEVKKWITAQDKTAFAEKKKPAVKKVAAKKPAAKKSPAKKK from the coding sequence ATGTCAAAAAATTTAGTGATTGTAGAATCTCCTGCCAAAGCGAAGACCATTCAGAAATATCTTGGGAAAGATTTCGAGGTGAAATCGAGTTTCGGACATATCCGAGATTTGCCAAAGAAGGGAATGGGAATCGACCTTGCGACGTTCACGCCCGATTATGAAGTTTCTGCTGATAAAAAGAAAATTGTCGCCGAACTGAAAACCGCCGTTAAAAAAGCAGAAATGGTTTGGCTCGCTTCCGATGAAGACCGCGAAGGTGAGGCCATTGCGTGGCATTTGGCGCAGGAACTAAAACTGAATGACGAAAATTCCCAAAGAATTGTTTTCCACGAAATCACGAAAAATGCGATTTTAAAAGCCGTTGAAAATCCAAGAAAAATTGATCAAAATTTGGTCAATGCGCAACAGGCGAGAAGAATTTTGGATAGAATTGTAGGTTTTGAAATGTCGCCCGTTCTTTGGAAAAAAGTAAAAACGGGACTTTCGGCAGGTCGTGTTCAATCTGTTGCTGTTCGATTGATAGTGGAGCGAGAACACGAAATCAGAGATTTTCAACCGAAATCATCTTATAAAGTAGAAGGAATTTTTCAAAATGCCGAAAAACAGGATATTTCTGCGAAACTGAAAAAAGATTTTGCCAAAGAAAATGAAGCGGAAGATTTCTTAAATCAAGCAAAAAACACCGAATTCAAAGTTCTGAATGTTGAAAAAAAGCCTGCAACTCGTTCTGCTTCTGCACCTTTCACAACTTCTACGTTGCAGCAGGAAGCGAGCAATCGTCTCGGTTATGGCGTAACTTCCACAATGCGCGTTGCACAGCGACTTTACGAGGAAGGTTACATTACGTATATGAGAACCGATTCCGTGAATTTGTCGCAGGAAGCGATTAATGGAGCAAAAGCCCAAATTATTTCTGAATTTGGCGAAAAGTATTCAAAACCAAGAAATTATACTACGAAATCGGCATCTGCACAGGAAGCGCACGAAGCGATTCGTCCGACCGATTTTTCTGTGAAATCAATTGGTGATGCACAGTTAAACAAACTCTATCAACTCATTTATAAAAGAACTTTGGCGTCGCAAATGGCGAATGCTGAAATCGAAAAAACCGTTATCGAAATCGGAAATCCAAATCTTCCGCAGCATTTTGAAGCTCAAGGTGAAGTGATTGTTTTCGACGGATTTTTAAAAGCCTACGGAATCGTAAAAAATGAGGATGACGACGAAGAAAACAACGAAAAATTACTTCCAAAAGTTAAAATCGGAGAAATTTTAGACTATAAAAAGATTGAGGCTACCGAAAAGTTCACGAAACCTTCCGCAAGATATACAGAAGCGGGTTTGGTGAAAAAATTGGAGGAATTGGGAATTGGTCGTCCTTCAACTTATGCGCCGACGATTCAGACGATTCAAAATCGTGAATATGTGGATAAACGTGAGATTCTCCCGCAAGAAAGAGAAATCGTGAAAATGACTTTGGGAAAAACAACGTTGAAGAAAGAGGTTTTAACCGAAAAATTTGGCGGTGATAAAAATAAATTCGTTCCAACCGATATTGGAGAAGTTGTGAATGAATTTTTGACCAACAATTTTGCGGAAATTCTCGATTATGGATTTACGGCAAAAGTGGAGCAGGATTTCGACCATATTGCAAACGGTGGCGAAAAATGGAAAGATGTTTTGGGAAGTTTTTACAAAGAATTTCATCCAAAAATTGAGCACGTTGAAGAAAACGCCGACCGCGCAACCGGAGAACGCTTGCTCGGAAAAGACCCGAAAACAGGTAAAAATGTTTACGCAAGAATGGGACGTTACGGCGCGATGATTCAAATTGGAGAAGCCGACGATGAGCAGAAAACTTTTGCTTCCATCATGCAAAACCAAAATATTGCAACGATTACTTTGGAAGAAGCATTGGAATTGTTCAAATTACCTTTTGATTTAAAAGAAGTGGATGGAAAAGCGGTTTCTGTAGGCGTTGGAAGATTTGGACCTTATGTGAAATGGGGCGAAACTTTTATTTCGATTCCAAAAGGTGAAGATCCTCTTTCTGTGAATCAGCAACGTGCGGAAGAAATTATCAACGGAAGAAAAATTGCAGATGCACCGATTGCGACTTACAAAGGCGAACCTGTAACGAAAGGAACGGGAAGATTTGGTCCGTTCATCAAATATCAGTCAATTTTTGTGAATGTTCCTAAGAAATATGATTTCGAAAATCTTTCCCAAAGCGACATCAACGAGCTGATTGACGCGAAATTGGAAAAAGAAGCCAACCGCTACATTCAGCAATGGGAAAAAGAAAAAATCTCTATTGAAAACGGAAGATGGGGACCTTTCATCAAATTCGGAAAAGGAATGTTTAAAATTCCTAAAAACAAAAAAGACGAAAAGTATACTGCTGAAGAATTAGCCCAAGTTTCTTTGGATGAGGTGAAAAAATGGATTACGGCGCAGGATAAAACGGCGTTCGCTGAGAAGAAAAAACCTGCTGTGAAAAAGGTTGCAGCGAAAAAACCTGCTGCAAAGAAAAGTCCCGCGAAAAAGAAATAG
- a CDS encoding DUF2062 domain-containing protein has translation MQNFIKNTIQSQMVFYRYFRRKGWRRFLKENILESEGSNETKAKSIALGIFIGVSPFWGFHSFLAITLSVYFKLNKLLTFMSSQITIPPLIPFIIFLSVMIGAKVLGIETSFENITFDMDFVKNNLVLYIVGSLILATVSASFFGLISYFLMEKFNPKKK, from the coding sequence TTGCAAAACTTCATCAAAAATACCATCCAAAGCCAAATGGTTTTCTACCGATATTTCCGTAGAAAAGGATGGCGCCGTTTTTTGAAAGAAAATATTTTGGAAAGTGAAGGCAGCAATGAAACGAAAGCAAAATCCATTGCATTGGGGATTTTTATCGGCGTTTCACCGTTTTGGGGATTTCATTCTTTTTTGGCAATTACACTTTCGGTTTATTTTAAATTGAATAAACTTCTCACGTTTATGTCCTCACAAATCACGATTCCGCCGCTCATTCCCTTCATCATTTTCTTGTCAGTAATGATTGGAGCAAAGGTTTTAGGAATTGAAACTTCTTTTGAAAACATCACTTTCGATATGGATTTTGTGAAAAACAATCTGGTTTTATACATTGTCGGAAGTTTGATTTTGGCAACAGTTTCTGCCTCATTCTTTGGTTTGATTTCTTATTTTTTGATGGAAAAATTTAATCCCAAAAAGAAATAA
- the ileS gene encoding isoleucine--tRNA ligase, with product MKKFNEYKNLDLTAVAENVTQFWNAHDTFKKSVEIREGAPEFVFYEGPPSANGMPGIHHVMARAIKDIFCRFQTQNGKKVFRKAGWDTHGLPIELGVEKELGITKEDIGTKISVEDYNKACREAVMRYTDVWNDLTEKIGYWVDLEHPYVTYEPKYMETVWWLLKQLYGKNLLYKGYTIQPYSPKAGTGLSSHELNQPGTYRDVSDTTVVAQFKVKKLFERFAAKISNQINLSEAAQNSCGGALHWEEFDKNLQSPIASSPISILAWTTTPWTLPSNTALAVGRDIEYVLVKTFNQYTFEPINIILARVLLEKNFGKKYFEGTDEDFANYTSENKNIPYLILAEFTGEDLAGTKYEQLIPWFLPAENPEKAFRVIVGDFVTTDDGTGIVHIAPTFGADDARVAKENGIPPMLVKDSNDNLVPLVDLTGKFLQGENVPELFSGKYIKNEYYDDSTAPEKSWDVELAILLKTENKAFKVEKYVHSYPHCWRTDKPVLYYPLDSWFVKMTEKRQRLVELNETINWKPKSTGEGRFANWLENVNDWNLSRSRYWGIPLPIWRTDDLKEEKIIGSVEQLYNEIEKSVAAGLMSENPFKNFEIGNMSQENYAQIDLHKNIVDAITLVSDSGKPMKRESDLIDVWFDSGSMPYAQLHYPFENKQLIDENKAFPADFIAEGVDQTRGWFYTLHAIATTVFDSVAYKNVVSNGLVLDKNGQKMSKRLGNAVDPFETLKKYGPDATRWYMIANANPWENLKFDVEGIDEVRRKFFGTLYNTYSFFSLYANVDGFSYSEKDVENRPEIDRWILSELNILVKEVTEYYQDYEPTKVARAINTFVNDNLSNWYVRLCRRRFWKGDYTEDKISAYQTLYTCLETVAKISAPIAPFFMDRLYQDLNSVTGKDSAESVHLTDFPKVDERLIDLNLVEKTHLAQTITSMVFSLRKKETIKVRQPLQKVMIPVLDKKTEEQILAVSELIKQEVNVKELQLINAEEASHLIVKQIKPNFKTLGSRLGKDMKAVGSEIQNMNSEQISALEKDGKMMIAGYEIGLEDVEISTKDIPGWTVASEGKTTVALDLTITDELKSEGIAREFINRIQNLRKEKDFDLTDRISIRLEEDSPFKTELINNNAYISEEVLCNQIEFVNSLPIFDDIEIDEVKFKVLVNKV from the coding sequence ATGAAGAAGTTTAACGAATATAAAAACCTTGATTTGACTGCTGTTGCCGAAAATGTCACCCAATTTTGGAACGCGCACGATACGTTTAAAAAATCCGTAGAAATCCGCGAAGGTGCACCTGAATTTGTATTTTACGAAGGTCCGCCTTCTGCAAACGGAATGCCCGGAATTCACCACGTAATGGCGAGAGCAATTAAGGATATTTTCTGCCGTTTTCAAACACAAAATGGTAAAAAAGTTTTTAGAAAAGCAGGTTGGGACACGCACGGTTTGCCAATTGAACTGGGTGTAGAGAAAGAATTAGGCATTACTAAAGAAGATATCGGGACTAAAATTTCTGTTGAAGATTACAACAAAGCTTGTCGTGAAGCAGTAATGCGTTATACCGATGTTTGGAACGACCTGACCGAAAAAATTGGTTATTGGGTAGATTTGGAGCATCCTTATGTGACCTACGAACCAAAATATATGGAAACCGTTTGGTGGTTGTTGAAGCAACTTTACGGCAAAAATTTGTTGTACAAAGGATATACAATTCAGCCATATTCTCCAAAAGCAGGAACCGGACTTTCCTCTCACGAATTAAATCAGCCGGGAACGTATCGCGATGTTTCGGATACAACGGTTGTTGCGCAGTTCAAGGTTAAAAAACTTTTTGAGAGATTTGCTGCAAAAATCTCAAATCAAATTAATTTGTCAGAGGCAGCACAAAATTCTTGTGGTGGAGCTTTACATTGGGAAGAATTTGATAAAAATCTCCAATCTCCAATCGCTTCGTCTCCAATCTCAATTTTGGCTTGGACGACCACTCCCTGGACTTTGCCTTCCAACACAGCGCTTGCTGTTGGTCGCGATATAGAATATGTTTTGGTAAAAACTTTTAACCAATATACTTTTGAGCCGATTAATATTATTTTGGCGAGAGTTCTTTTAGAGAAAAATTTCGGTAAAAAATATTTTGAAGGAACTGATGAAGATTTTGCGAATTATACTTCCGAAAACAAAAATATTCCTTACCTAATTCTAGCAGAATTTACTGGTGAAGATTTGGCTGGAACAAAATACGAGCAGTTGATTCCGTGGTTTTTACCTGCGGAAAATCCTGAAAAAGCTTTCCGAGTGATTGTTGGTGATTTCGTAACGACGGATGACGGCACAGGAATCGTTCACATTGCGCCAACTTTCGGTGCGGATGATGCACGAGTTGCCAAAGAAAATGGAATTCCGCCGATGTTGGTAAAAGATTCTAATGATAATTTGGTTCCGTTGGTGGATTTGACAGGAAAATTTTTGCAAGGCGAAAATGTTCCTGAACTATTCAGCGGAAAATACATCAAAAACGAATATTACGACGATTCAACTGCTCCCGAAAAATCTTGGGATGTAGAATTGGCGATCCTCTTAAAAACTGAAAACAAGGCATTTAAAGTAGAAAAGTATGTCCATAGTTATCCTCATTGTTGGAGAACGGACAAACCTGTCTTGTATTATCCTTTGGACTCCTGGTTTGTGAAAATGACTGAAAAGCGTCAACGATTGGTAGAACTGAACGAAACCATCAATTGGAAACCAAAATCTACAGGTGAAGGTCGTTTTGCCAATTGGTTGGAAAACGTGAATGACTGGAATTTATCGCGTTCAAGATATTGGGGAATTCCGCTTCCGATTTGGCGTACAGACGATTTGAAGGAGGAAAAAATCATTGGTTCTGTTGAGCAATTGTACAACGAAATTGAAAAATCGGTTGCTGCAGGTTTGATGTCCGAAAATCCTTTCAAAAATTTTGAAATTGGAAATATGTCCCAGGAAAATTACGCACAAATTGATTTACATAAAAATATTGTCGATGCAATTACATTGGTTTCCGATTCAGGAAAACCGATGAAACGCGAATCTGATTTAATTGATGTTTGGTTCGACAGCGGTTCTATGCCTTATGCGCAATTGCATTATCCTTTTGAAAACAAGCAACTTATCGACGAAAACAAAGCTTTTCCTGCCGATTTTATCGCAGAAGGGGTTGACCAAACCCGTGGTTGGTTTTACACGCTTCACGCGATTGCGACGACAGTTTTTGACTCTGTTGCCTATAAAAATGTGGTTTCAAACGGATTGGTTTTGGACAAAAACGGACAAAAAATGTCCAAGCGTCTCGGAAATGCAGTGGATCCTTTCGAAACTTTGAAAAAATACGGTCCCGACGCGACTCGTTGGTATATGATTGCCAATGCAAATCCGTGGGAAAACCTGAAATTTGATGTGGAGGGAATTGATGAGGTGCGTCGAAAATTCTTCGGAACACTTTACAACACCTATTCGTTTTTCAGTTTGTATGCAAATGTTGACGGTTTTAGTTATTCAGAAAAAGACGTTGAAAATCGTCCTGAAATTGACCGTTGGATTTTGTCTGAACTCAATATTTTGGTAAAAGAAGTTACGGAATATTACCAGGATTATGAACCCACGAAAGTGGCGAGAGCCATCAATACTTTTGTGAATGACAACTTAAGTAATTGGTATGTAAGACTTTGCAGACGCCGTTTTTGGAAAGGCGATTACACCGAAGACAAAATTTCGGCTTACCAAACTTTATACACTTGTCTTGAAACGGTTGCAAAAATTTCGGCTCCTATTGCACCATTTTTTATGGACCGATTGTATCAGGATTTAAACTCAGTGACAGGAAAAGATTCCGCAGAAAGTGTTCATTTAACGGACTTCCCGAAAGTGGATGAACGATTAATTGATTTAAATTTGGTTGAAAAAACACATTTGGCGCAAACGATTACTTCAATGGTATTTTCCTTGAGAAAGAAAGAAACTATCAAAGTTCGTCAACCGCTTCAAAAAGTGATGATTCCTGTTTTGGACAAGAAAACCGAAGAACAAATTTTGGCAGTTTCGGAACTGATTAAGCAAGAGGTGAATGTGAAAGAATTACAGTTAATCAACGCAGAAGAAGCATCACATTTGATTGTAAAACAAATCAAACCCAATTTCAAAACTTTAGGTTCAAGACTTGGAAAAGATATGAAAGCAGTCGGTTCTGAAATTCAAAATATGAACTCAGAACAAATTTCAGCGCTTGAAAAAGACGGAAAAATGATGATTGCAGGTTACGAAATCGGTTTGGAAGATGTTGAAATTTCCACCAAAGATATTCCGGGTTGGACTGTCGCAAGTGAAGGCAAAACTACAGTAGCATTAGATTTGACCATCACTGATGAACTGAAATCGGAAGGAATTGCAAGGGAATTCATTAACAGAATTCAGAATTTAAGAAAAGAAAAAGATTTTGACTTAACTGACAGAATTTCAATCCGTTTAGAAGAAGATTCTCCGTTTAAAACAGAACTTATCAACAATAACGCATATATTTCCGAGGAAGTATTGTGCAATCAGATAGAATTTGTAAATTCACTTCCAATTTTTGACGACATAGAAATTGATGAAGTGAAATTTAAAGTATTAGTAAACAAGGTTTAG
- a CDS encoding TraR/DksA family transcriptional regulator translates to MAEDRQRYSDADLQEFKKVIQEKIAKAEKDLMLINESFLNDQNNGTDDTSPTFKAFEEGAETLSKEQNAILAGRQEKFLRDLRNALIRIENKTYGICRVTGKLIPKERLMAVPHATLSIEAKNMQR, encoded by the coding sequence ATGGCAGAAGATAGACAACGTTACAGCGATGCTGATTTGCAGGAATTTAAGAAAGTGATTCAGGAAAAAATTGCGAAGGCAGAAAAAGATTTGATGCTCATCAACGAAAGTTTCCTGAACGACCAAAATAACGGAACCGACGATACTTCCCCGACTTTCAAGGCGTTTGAAGAAGGCGCAGAAACATTGAGTAAGGAACAAAACGCAATTTTGGCGGGACGTCAGGAAAAATTCCTCCGTGATTTGCGCAACGCATTAATCCGTATCGAAAATAAAACGTACGGAATTTGCCGCGTTACAGGGAAATTGATTCCAAAAGAAAGATTGATGGCTGTTCCGCATGCAACTTTGAGTATTGAGGCGAAGAATATGCAACGCTAA
- a CDS encoding DUF6576 domain-containing protein, producing MNTILILLAILVIFAYFFRREIKEKVAPNKEKNYTIDDKFNADKVSRQKEIDQLLSKIGKNGLDDLSEKDRKRLDELSKM from the coding sequence ATGAACACCATTCTTATTCTACTTGCAATCCTGGTGATTTTCGCTTACTTTTTCAGAAGAGAAATCAAAGAAAAAGTGGCTCCCAATAAGGAGAAAAATTACACGATTGACGATAAATTCAATGCTGATAAAGTTTCCCGACAAAAAGAAATCGACCAACTTTTAAGCAAAATCGGAAAAAACGGTTTGGATGATTTGTCGGAAAAGGACAGAAAAAGATTGGATGAATTGTCGAAAATGTAG
- a CDS encoding DUF2683 family protein yields the protein MESLIVHPKNQMELNALKSTLKEMGIKFEKFHTRNAKTETKPVVKKENKPKK from the coding sequence ATGGAATCACTCATCGTTCACCCAAAAAACCAAATGGAACTGAATGCGCTGAAAAGCACATTGAAGGAAATGGGAATAAAATTTGAAAAATTTCACACCAGAAACGCCAAAACCGAGACGAAACCAGTTGTGAAAAAAGAAAACAAACCTAAAAAATAA
- a CDS encoding lipoprotein signal peptidase, translated as MKKIALITFIILLIDQVSKFYIKTHFQLGESVPVFGQDWFRLTFVENPGMAYGFHFGGLIGKYFLVIVRIFLIGGMVYIFNKWLKEGRTTNYLLIPMAMIFAGAIGNLIDGMFYGLIFDSGTVYDEGINRWIEYGGVSKVVSFGEGYSHFMKGCVVDMLHFPLVDWNVPESFPIIGGKHIEFFKYIFNVADSAITVGAALLLIFRKKAFPNGLDF; from the coding sequence ATGAAAAAAATCGCACTCATCACCTTCATCATACTTTTAATCGACCAAGTTTCAAAATTTTATATCAAAACACATTTCCAATTGGGAGAAAGCGTTCCCGTTTTCGGACAGGATTGGTTTCGACTGACTTTCGTGGAAAATCCGGGAATGGCTTATGGTTTTCATTTCGGCGGATTGATTGGGAAATATTTCCTCGTTATCGTGCGAATATTTCTGATTGGAGGAATGGTTTACATTTTTAATAAATGGCTGAAAGAAGGAAGAACAACCAATTATCTGCTCATTCCAATGGCGATGATTTTTGCCGGAGCCATCGGAAATTTAATCGACGGAATGTTTTACGGACTCATTTTCGACAGCGGAACTGTTTACGACGAAGGCATCAATCGTTGGATTGAATATGGCGGTGTTTCGAAAGTGGTTTCTTTTGGTGAAGGTTATTCGCATTTTATGAAAGGTTGCGTAGTTGACATGCTTCATTTTCCGTTGGTGGATTGGAATGTTCCCGAAAGCTTCCCCATTATCGGGGGAAAACACATTGAGTTTTTCAAATACATTTTCAACGTGGCAGATTCTGCGATTACAGTTGGAGCGGCTTTATTGCTAATTTTCAGAAAGAAGGCTTTCCCGAACGGATTGGATTTTTAA
- a CDS encoding glycosyltransferase family 2 protein → MKVSVIIPVYNAEKYVAQAVESALQFDEVSEVILVEDKSPDNALEVCKKLAEKYDRVQLFQHADKGNHGAGPTRNLGLEKATGDFIAFLDADDYYLPNRFDAEKELFKNPEVEGVYGALGVHYYSEKAKEQNYPIFGDRLTTVYKIHPPENVFRGQLGMLGSFGLFSIDCLTIRKSALDQKLSPFFKTNLRLHQDTEFLFRLSYYLKLYPGILEKPVAVRGVHEENRITKVDSKKIKPSTTKVLLWKEIEKWAENEPAIPSDIKLHIQRMHRSFEIANASSVKKWGMILKYLITDFQSIRSGLYNVNFRKDFR, encoded by the coding sequence TTGAAGGTATCCGTCATCATACCCGTTTATAATGCCGAAAAATATGTCGCTCAAGCCGTAGAATCTGCCTTACAATTTGACGAAGTTTCGGAAGTGATTTTGGTAGAAGATAAATCGCCGGATAACGCTTTGGAAGTTTGTAAAAAGTTGGCGGAAAAATACGATCGCGTTCAACTTTTCCAACATGCAGACAAAGGCAATCACGGAGCTGGACCCACAAGAAATTTAGGCCTGGAAAAAGCAACAGGCGACTTCATCGCATTTTTGGATGCAGATGATTATTACTTGCCAAATCGTTTCGACGCCGAAAAAGAGCTCTTCAAAAATCCGGAAGTAGAAGGAGTTTATGGAGCTTTAGGAGTTCATTATTACTCGGAAAAAGCGAAAGAGCAGAATTATCCAATTTTTGGAGATCGGTTAACAACCGTGTATAAAATCCATCCTCCGGAAAATGTTTTTCGCGGGCAATTGGGAATGCTCGGAAGTTTCGGCTTGTTCAGTATTGATTGTTTGACCATTCGGAAATCGGCTTTGGATCAAAAATTATCGCCTTTTTTCAAAACCAATTTACGTTTGCATCAAGACACGGAATTTTTATTCCGTCTTTCCTATTACTTGAAACTTTACCCGGGAATTTTGGAGAAGCCGGTTGCTGTTCGCGGCGTGCATGAAGAAAACCGAATTACCAAAGTGGATTCTAAGAAAATAAAACCTTCTACCACAAAGGTTTTGCTTTGGAAAGAAATTGAAAAATGGGCAGAAAACGAACCTGCAATTCCGAGTGACATCAAACTTCACATCCAAAGAATGCATCGGAGTTTTGAAATTGCAAATGCTTCTTCTGTTAAAAAATGGGGAATGATTTTGAAGTATCTGATCACGGATTTTCAGAGTATTCGGTCGGGATTGTACAATGTTAACTTTAGGAAAGACTTTAGATAA